The following proteins come from a genomic window of Mammaliicoccus sp. Marseille-Q6498:
- the fabG gene encoding 3-oxoacyl-[acyl-carrier-protein] reductase produces the protein MTKAAIVTGASRGIGRKIALELGNEGYNVVVNYAGSKEKAEQVVSEIKELGVDAFAYQANVSEIDEAKAMIKETVSKFGTIDVLVNNAGITRDNLLMRMKQDEWDDVINTNLKGAFNCVQAVTRPMLKQKSGRIINLSSVVGSIGNPGQANYVATKAGLEGMTKTFARELASRGITCNAVAPGFIVSDMTDQLSEDLKEQMKSQIPLSRFGEDSDIANAVAFLASEKASYITGQTLHVNGGMYMQ, from the coding sequence ATGACAAAAGCAGCAATTGTAACAGGTGCATCTAGAGGAATAGGTAGAAAAATAGCATTAGAACTAGGTAATGAAGGTTATAATGTAGTCGTTAACTATGCAGGTAGTAAAGAAAAAGCAGAGCAAGTCGTTTCTGAAATTAAAGAACTAGGTGTAGATGCTTTTGCATACCAAGCCAATGTTAGTGAAATTGATGAAGCAAAAGCAATGATAAAAGAAACAGTGAGTAAATTTGGAACAATCGATGTACTTGTAAACAATGCAGGTATTACGAGAGATAATTTACTAATGAGAATGAAACAAGACGAGTGGGATGATGTAATCAACACAAACTTAAAAGGTGCATTTAACTGTGTACAAGCAGTAACTAGACCAATGTTAAAACAAAAATCTGGTCGCATCATTAATTTATCAAGTGTTGTTGGTTCAATTGGTAATCCTGGACAAGCAAATTACGTTGCTACTAAAGCTGGCCTTGAAGGTATGACGAAAACATTTGCTAGAGAACTCGCTTCAAGAGGTATTACATGTAACGCTGTAGCACCGGGCTTTATTGTTTCAGACATGACAGACCAATTATCAGAAGATCTTAAAGAACAAATGAAATCACAAATTCCATTAAGTAGATTTGGTGAAGATAGTGATATTGCAAACGCGGTTGCATTTTTAGCAAGCGAAAAAGCAAGTTACATTACTGGCCAAACTTTACATGTTAATGGTGGCATGTATATGCAATAA
- the fabD gene encoding ACP S-malonyltransferase — MSKVAIMFPGQGSQKVGMAEDLYQTEINATSILDRANESLPFDLLEIMFKDPEEILGLTEYTQPALLTHSTAILNALKDLNYDYALGHSLGEYSALVSEGVLKFEDAVQIVHKRGTLMSEAFPQGVGSMAAVLGLNIDEVKSICEQLSTDEQLIEPANINCPGQIVVSGHTELIEKLVSEGKSLGAKRVMPLKVSGPFHSSMMETIAEDFKAYIDQFEWQDAKHPIVQNVYAKPETDHNIIKENMVKQLFSPVEFSQSIENLIDNGVEHFIEIGPNKVLSGLVKKISRDVKITSIQTIDDIKGWNE, encoded by the coding sequence ATGAGTAAAGTAGCGATAATGTTCCCTGGACAAGGGTCACAAAAAGTAGGTATGGCAGAAGATTTATACCAAACTGAAATCAATGCAACTTCTATATTAGATAGAGCAAATGAATCTTTACCATTTGATTTATTAGAAATTATGTTTAAAGATCCAGAAGAAATTTTAGGATTAACAGAATATACGCAACCAGCATTATTAACGCATAGTACAGCAATTTTGAACGCTTTAAAAGACTTAAACTATGACTATGCATTAGGACATAGTTTAGGTGAATATTCTGCTTTAGTTTCAGAAGGTGTTCTGAAATTTGAAGATGCTGTTCAAATCGTCCATAAACGTGGTACATTAATGTCTGAAGCTTTTCCACAAGGTGTAGGATCAATGGCTGCTGTTTTAGGACTAAATATAGACGAAGTTAAATCTATATGTGAACAATTATCTACTGATGAGCAATTAATAGAACCTGCTAACATCAACTGTCCAGGACAAATTGTCGTTTCAGGACATACAGAACTCATTGAAAAGTTAGTGTCAGAAGGTAAATCATTAGGCGCTAAACGTGTAATGCCATTAAAAGTTTCTGGCCCTTTCCATTCATCAATGATGGAAACAATTGCAGAAGACTTTAAAGCATATATAGATCAGTTTGAATGGCAAGATGCGAAACATCCAATCGTTCAAAACGTTTATGCTAAACCTGAAACAGATCATAACATTATAAAAGAAAATATGGTTAAACAATTATTCTCACCAGTTGAATTCAGCCAATCTATTGAAAATTTAATAGACAATGGTGTAGAGCATTTTATTGAAATTGGTCCTAATAAAGTATTATCTGGCTTAGTTAAAAAAATTAGCCGTGACGTAAAAATAACATCAATTCAAACAATTGATGATATTAAAGGGTGGAATGAATAA
- the plsX gene encoding phosphate acyltransferase PlsX: MVKIAIDMMGGDDSPGIVIEAVKKAINDFSDLEILLFGDEKQYNFQHERVTFTHTDEVITMDDEPVRSIKRKKNASMVLMANAVKEGKAEACVSAGNTGALMSSGLFIVGRIKGIERPALVATFPTVTGKGFVFLDIGANSDAKPEHLVQYAKMGEIYAKQIRSIENPSVALLNIGTEETKGSAQTKKTYQLLKEEKFDNFIGNVEAKTLLLDASDVVVSDGYTGNMVLKTIEGTATGIFKMMKEVLTASTKNKIAALTLKKDIYKIKDKMDYAEYGGSVLLGLNGIVVKAHGSSNERAFYNAIKQAKLAADTEIVDKMRKAVGDIYE, translated from the coding sequence ATGGTTAAAATTGCGATAGATATGATGGGTGGAGATGATTCGCCAGGTATCGTAATCGAAGCGGTAAAAAAAGCAATTAATGACTTTTCTGATTTAGAAATTTTGTTATTTGGTGATGAAAAACAATATAATTTCCAACATGAGCGTGTCACATTCACACATACCGATGAAGTGATTACAATGGATGATGAGCCAGTTAGATCTATAAAGAGAAAGAAAAATGCCTCTATGGTTTTAATGGCAAATGCTGTTAAAGAAGGTAAGGCAGAAGCATGCGTTTCAGCAGGTAATACAGGTGCTTTAATGAGCAGTGGATTATTTATTGTGGGTAGAATTAAAGGAATTGAACGTCCTGCATTAGTTGCTACTTTTCCAACAGTAACTGGAAAAGGCTTTGTATTTTTAGATATTGGTGCAAATTCAGATGCTAAACCTGAACACCTCGTTCAATATGCAAAAATGGGCGAAATTTATGCTAAACAAATAAGAAGTATAGAAAACCCATCTGTAGCATTATTAAATATCGGTACAGAAGAAACTAAAGGTAGTGCCCAAACTAAAAAGACATACCAATTATTAAAAGAAGAAAAATTTGATAACTTTATTGGTAATGTTGAAGCTAAAACTTTATTATTAGATGCAAGTGATGTCGTTGTATCAGATGGATACACTGGCAACATGGTTTTAAAAACGATTGAAGGCACTGCAACAGGTATCTTCAAGATGATGAAAGAAGTCTTAACAGCTTCTACTAAAAATAAAATAGCAGCATTAACTTTGAAAAAAGACATTTATAAAATTAAAGATAAAATGGATTATGCTGAATATGGTGGTTCTGTATTGTTAGGACTAAATGGTATTGTTGTAAAAGCACATGGTTCATCAAATGAACGTGCGTTTTATAATGCCATCAAACAAGCTAAACTAGCTGCAGATACAGAAATAGTAGATAAAATGAGGAAAGCAGTGGGTGATATTTATGAGTAA
- the fapR gene encoding transcription factor FapR — protein sequence MKLSKSERQKELTNRLKDEPFITDETLSEYFKVSIQTIRLDRMELGIPELRRRIKDVATQHHDEIKSLPIEDVIGEIIDIELDKTAISLLDIKDEHVFTRNGIARGHYLFAQANSLCVALINDELALTTKSNVQFKKSVKLNERVIAKATVIHKSKHIAKLEVTSTVHGETVFKGQFEMYYANEGEKNG from the coding sequence ATGAAATTATCAAAATCAGAGCGCCAGAAGGAATTAACAAATCGTTTAAAAGATGAGCCGTTTATTACTGACGAAACTTTAAGTGAATATTTTAAAGTAAGTATCCAAACTATTAGATTAGATAGAATGGAGCTTGGTATTCCTGAATTAAGACGTCGTATTAAAGATGTTGCAACACAACATCATGATGAAATAAAATCTTTACCAATTGAAGATGTCATCGGCGAAATTATTGACATAGAATTAGATAAAACCGCAATATCATTATTAGATATTAAAGATGAACATGTATTTACACGAAATGGTATAGCTCGTGGTCATTATTTATTTGCACAAGCTAACTCATTATGTGTAGCATTAATAAATGATGAACTAGCATTAACGACTAAAAGTAATGTACAATTTAAAAAGTCAGTTAAGTTAAATGAAAGGGTTATAGCTAAAGCAACTGTAATACATAAATCTAAACATATAGCTAAACTAGAAGTTACAAGTACTGTCCACGGAGAAACGGTATTCAAAGGACAATTTGAAATGTATTATGCAAACGAGGGTGAAAAGAATGGTTAA
- a CDS encoding class A sortase → MRWILRIIGVLLIITAITIFFWNDIRTYFTERVNDKVITSYENQNDKVQINPIESWITKAETDQIKLNDNMVGYLKIPSAKINEPIFKGPATEQNLKNGLSLVDEGEKLSEQNVAIAGHRVEGAGIRFNYLDKAKIGDKVELITLKGVKTYKIENIKNVKPSQVEVLEEHNGKPNQLTLITCDSYNPNTLLFEERMIYTAVEEKSA, encoded by the coding sequence ATGCGTTGGATATTAAGAATAATAGGTGTTTTATTAATCATTACAGCTATTACAATATTCTTCTGGAATGACATTAGAACTTATTTTACAGAGCGGGTCAATGACAAAGTGATTACTTCATATGAGAATCAAAATGATAAAGTTCAAATTAATCCAATTGAATCATGGATCACGAAAGCTGAAACAGATCAAATTAAATTAAACGACAATATGGTGGGTTATTTAAAAATACCATCTGCAAAAATAAATGAACCTATTTTTAAAGGACCAGCTACTGAACAAAACTTGAAAAACGGCCTTTCTTTAGTGGATGAAGGAGAAAAATTATCCGAACAAAATGTCGCAATTGCAGGGCATAGAGTTGAAGGTGCTGGCATTCGATTTAATTATTTAGACAAAGCTAAAATAGGAGATAAAGTAGAATTAATTACTTTAAAAGGTGTTAAAACATATAAAATTGAAAACATAAAAAATGTTAAGCCGAGCCAAGTTGAAGTATTAGAAGAACATAATGGTAAACCTAACCAATTAACTTTAATTACGTGTGATTCATACAATCCAAATACTTTGTTATTTGAAGAAAGAATGATTTATACAGCCGTTGAAGAAAAATCAGCATAA
- the recG gene encoding ATP-dependent DNA helicase RecG → MKKQHLIYTNHTLQELKGVGPKSLQLLNELNIHTLEDLVLYLPTRYEDESVVNLNEVHDGDVVTVTGEVYSSPTVAFFGRNKSKLTCHMMINDIAVKVTFFNQPYLKKRLVMGETVTVKGKWEQKKQVITGQKVMAEREEGGNTLTPIYRVKEGLKQKQLGKYIEQALQLVEIDEWLSQEIIQKYKLMSLKDVIPILHKPIEFNHLKLARRTFSFNELFLFQLKMKWLSKLEKEDNKIEGLNYNIEDVKTFINSLPFELTDAQKNSVNEIFRDLKAPIKMHRLLQGDVGSGKTVVAAIAIFAMFNAGKQSALMVPTEILAEQHAISLDELFGGQLNVALLTSSVKGKKRKLLLEQLKAGEVDIIVGTHALIQDDVEFNDIGLVIIDEQHRFGVNQRKKLREKGADTNVLFMTATPIPRTLSISAFGEMDVTSIKQMPKGRKEIITSWAKHDEIDKVLNQLNSEVEKGRQAYVICPLIEESEALDAQNVVAIFEQLQLKFGPEKVGLLHGKMSSDEKDHIMERFSKNEIAILVSTTVVEVGVNVPNATFMIIYDADRFGLSTLHQLRGRVGRSHHQSYCTLVSSPKTESGVERMHIMTESTDGFYLSERDLEMRGPGDFFGVKQSGLPDFRVANIVEDYRMLEVARDEAAELVQSGEFFKPSYDKLRLLVQESMQEQNFD, encoded by the coding sequence ATGAAAAAACAACATTTGATTTATACCAACCATACTTTACAAGAATTAAAAGGGGTTGGACCGAAAAGTTTACAACTATTAAATGAATTAAATATACATACATTAGAAGATTTAGTGCTTTATTTGCCAACACGATACGAAGATGAATCTGTTGTGAATTTAAATGAAGTACATGATGGTGATGTTGTGACTGTGACAGGTGAAGTATATTCATCTCCAACAGTTGCATTTTTTGGTAGAAATAAATCAAAATTAACTTGCCATATGATGATAAATGATATTGCTGTTAAAGTAACTTTTTTTAATCAACCGTATTTAAAAAAACGATTGGTAATGGGAGAAACGGTAACAGTTAAAGGTAAGTGGGAGCAAAAAAAGCAAGTGATTACAGGACAAAAAGTGATGGCTGAAAGAGAAGAAGGCGGAAATACATTAACGCCTATTTATAGAGTGAAAGAAGGACTTAAACAAAAACAACTTGGTAAATATATTGAACAAGCATTACAACTCGTTGAAATTGATGAATGGCTATCACAAGAAATAATTCAAAAATACAAATTAATGTCTTTAAAAGACGTAATACCAATTTTACATAAACCGATTGAATTTAATCATTTAAAATTGGCACGACGCACGTTTTCTTTTAATGAATTATTTTTATTTCAGTTAAAGATGAAATGGTTAAGCAAGCTTGAAAAAGAAGATAATAAAATAGAAGGACTTAATTATAATATTGAAGATGTTAAGACTTTTATTAATTCATTGCCATTTGAGTTAACAGATGCTCAAAAAAATAGTGTGAATGAAATTTTTAGAGATTTAAAAGCGCCGATTAAAATGCATAGATTGTTACAAGGTGACGTTGGATCAGGTAAAACAGTCGTAGCAGCAATTGCGATTTTTGCTATGTTTAATGCTGGTAAACAGAGTGCTTTAATGGTTCCTACTGAAATATTAGCAGAACAACATGCGATTAGTTTAGATGAACTTTTTGGTGGGCAATTAAATGTTGCTTTATTAACAAGTTCAGTTAAAGGTAAAAAGAGAAAGCTGTTGCTTGAACAATTAAAAGCTGGTGAAGTTGATATCATTGTAGGGACGCATGCTTTAATTCAAGATGATGTAGAATTTAATGATATCGGACTTGTTATTATTGATGAGCAACATAGATTCGGTGTTAATCAACGTAAGAAACTACGAGAAAAAGGTGCAGATACAAACGTATTATTTATGACGGCGACACCAATTCCGAGAACGTTATCTATATCTGCTTTTGGTGAAATGGACGTCACATCAATTAAACAAATGCCTAAAGGACGAAAAGAAATTATCACTTCATGGGCTAAACATGATGAAATAGATAAAGTTTTAAATCAATTGAATAGCGAAGTTGAAAAAGGCAGACAAGCTTATGTTATATGTCCTTTGATTGAAGAAAGTGAAGCTTTGGATGCCCAAAATGTAGTGGCGATTTTTGAACAATTACAACTTAAATTCGGTCCTGAAAAAGTTGGGCTCTTACATGGGAAAATGTCTTCCGATGAAAAAGATCATATAATGGAACGATTTAGTAAAAATGAAATTGCGATATTAGTATCTACTACAGTTGTTGAAGTAGGTGTGAATGTTCCTAACGCTACATTTATGATTATTTATGACGCAGATAGATTCGGACTTTCAACGTTGCATCAACTTCGCGGTAGAGTCGGAAGAAGTCATCATCAAAGTTACTGTACACTCGTTTCTTCACCTAAAACGGAAAGTGGTGTTGAACGTATGCACATTATGACAGAATCTACAGATGGTTTTTACTTATCTGAAAGAGATTTAGAGATGAGAGGACCTGGTGATTTCTTTGGTGTAAAACAAAGTGGATTACCAGACTTCAGAGTAGCAAATATAGTAGAAGACTATAGAATGTTAGAAGTTGCGAGAGATGAAGCAGCTGAATTAGTTCAATCCGGAGAATTTTTTAAACCTTCATACGACAAACTTAGATTGCTCGTTCAAGAATCTATGCAAGAACAAAATTTTGATTGA
- the sdaAA gene encoding L-serine ammonia-lyase, iron-sulfur-dependent, subunit alpha produces MFQSVKELIEICEKENKKIYEVMVEQEMRVTKLSKEEVYQNMERNLDTMEKAIERGLNGVTSTTGLTGMDAVLLQDYLESGKSLSGDLMIDAVSKAVATNEVNAAMGKICATPTAGSAGVAPGVLFALKKRLNPSREDMLNFLFTTGAFGFVVANNASISGAAGGCQAEVGSAAAMSAAATVEMAGGTPQQSAEAFAISLKNMLGLVCDPVAGLVEVPCVKRNAAGASNAIISADMALAGVKSRIPTDEVIEAMYKIGQTMPSALRETGRGGLAGTPTGERLKQEIFGN; encoded by the coding sequence ATGTTTCAAAGTGTGAAAGAACTTATAGAAATTTGTGAAAAAGAAAATAAAAAGATTTATGAAGTGATGGTAGAGCAAGAAATGCGTGTTACAAAGCTTTCAAAAGAAGAAGTGTATCAGAATATGGAAAGAAATCTTGATACAATGGAAAAAGCAATTGAACGTGGTTTGAATGGTGTAACATCTACTACTGGATTAACAGGTATGGATGCTGTATTACTTCAAGATTATTTAGAAAGCGGGAAATCACTTTCTGGTGATTTAATGATAGATGCGGTAAGTAAAGCGGTTGCGACTAATGAAGTAAATGCTGCTATGGGTAAAATTTGTGCAACGCCAACAGCAGGTTCAGCTGGTGTAGCACCTGGAGTATTATTCGCACTTAAAAAACGTTTAAATCCGTCTAGAGAAGATATGCTAAACTTCTTATTTACAACGGGTGCATTCGGTTTCGTAGTGGCCAACAATGCTTCTATTTCTGGTGCAGCAGGTGGTTGTCAGGCAGAAGTAGGATCTGCAGCTGCTATGAGTGCTGCTGCAACCGTTGAAATGGCTGGGGGAACGCCACAACAATCTGCAGAAGCTTTTGCAATCAGTTTGAAAAATATGCTTGGACTTGTATGTGATCCAGTTGCGGGACTTGTAGAAGTACCTTGTGTTAAAAGAAATGCTGCGGGTGCATCCAATGCGATTATATCAGCAGATATGGCATTAGCAGGTGTTAAATCAAGAATACCTACTGATGAAGTCATTGAAGCAATGTATAAAATTGGACAAACAATGCCATCTGCACTCCGAGAAACAGGTCGTGGCGGTTTAGCTGGCACACCAACAGGAGAAAGATTAAAACAAGAAATATTTGGAAACTAA
- the sdaAB gene encoding L-serine ammonia-lyase, iron-sulfur-dependent subunit beta: MKYRSVFDIIGPVMVGPSSSHTAGAVRIGLIARELFSGKPDHIDIYLYGSFMETYKGHGTDVALIGGILGYDTDDDRIKTSLKDAENLGIEVNFIEMFEERTHPNTAIISMRNKEMEISVEGISIGGGKVEIVAINGFHIAISGNYPALLVFHKDTFGTIGKVTNVFGDYRINVGSMQVARKEKGELALMTCELDDDIPQDVLDKIKEIDGVQTVSLMGES; this comes from the coding sequence ATGAAGTATAGAAGTGTCTTTGACATTATAGGCCCAGTCATGGTAGGACCATCATCATCACATACTGCTGGCGCAGTAAGAATTGGTTTGATTGCTAGAGAATTATTTAGCGGAAAACCTGATCATATAGACATATATCTATATGGATCATTTATGGAAACATATAAAGGTCATGGAACAGATGTTGCATTGATTGGTGGCATTTTAGGTTATGATACAGATGACGATAGAATTAAAACAAGTTTAAAAGATGCAGAAAATCTTGGAATTGAAGTTAATTTTATCGAAATGTTTGAAGAAAGAACGCATCCTAACACCGCTATTATTAGCATGCGTAATAAAGAAATGGAAATATCAGTAGAAGGCATCTCAATTGGCGGAGGGAAAGTTGAAATAGTAGCAATAAATGGTTTCCATATCGCGATTAGCGGGAATTATCCAGCACTTCTCGTGTTTCATAAAGACACTTTTGGAACGATTGGTAAAGTTACCAATGTCTTCGGTGATTACCGAATCAATGTAGGAAGCATGCAGGTCGCTCGAAAAGAAAAAGGTGAACTTGCTTTAATGACTTGTGAACTTGATGATGATATTCCTCAAGATGTATTAGATAAAATTAAAGAAATTGACGGCGTACAAACTGTGTCGTTAATGGGTGAGTCTTAA
- the fakA gene encoding fatty acid kinase catalytic subunit FakA, producing MKKIDGKLFADMIVQGSDSLSNKADFVDSLNVFPVPDGDTGTNMNLSMSSGAAEVKSQNSTHIGEVGKVFSKGLLMGARGNSGVILSQLFRGFSKSIENESTIDSKQFAKAFQSGVKTAYKAVMKPVEGTILTVAKEAGEAAVKSAETTEDIITVMEAVIEQGQKALDNTPNQLPVLKEVGVVDSGGQGLMFVYEGFLATLKGEKIVPNKETVDTDEFINDDHDFGGVMNTEDIEFGYCTEIMVRFGKDKKPFDEEQFRADMSEFGDSLLVISDEEIVKVHVHSETPGEVLTYGSQYGELIKIKIENMREQHREVLRKSADKKIKHEQEQQQEKIETAVITISMGDGITDLFKSLGATHVISGGQTMNPSTEDIVKVVKQSGCEKAIILPNNKNIIMAAEQVEQLVDIPVAVVASKTVSQGLSAMLNLNLEQSIEENKAQMEDAMQFVKSGSVTYAVRDTNIDGITIKKGEFMGINESNIKVCDADHVNVSKKLLDDMLDEDSEILTIIKGEDATDEEVSQLSSYIEEKYEDVEVEVHQGGQPIYSFLFSVE from the coding sequence ATGAAAAAGATTGACGGCAAATTGTTTGCTGATATGATCGTACAAGGATCAGACAGTTTATCAAACAAAGCAGATTTTGTAGATTCTTTAAACGTATTTCCAGTTCCAGACGGAGATACTGGTACAAATATGAATTTATCTATGTCATCCGGTGCTGCTGAAGTTAAATCTCAGAATAGTACACATATAGGTGAGGTAGGTAAAGTTTTCTCTAAAGGATTACTAATGGGCGCTAGAGGTAACTCTGGTGTTATATTATCTCAACTTTTTAGAGGATTTTCAAAATCAATTGAAAATGAAAGCACAATTGATTCAAAACAATTCGCTAAAGCTTTTCAATCTGGGGTGAAAACGGCTTATAAAGCTGTAATGAAACCAGTTGAAGGTACTATTTTAACAGTTGCTAAAGAAGCTGGTGAAGCTGCTGTGAAATCAGCTGAAACAACTGAAGATATTATCACAGTAATGGAAGCAGTTATTGAACAAGGGCAAAAAGCTTTAGATAACACACCAAATCAATTACCAGTACTTAAAGAAGTTGGCGTAGTTGATAGTGGTGGACAAGGATTAATGTTTGTTTATGAAGGATTCCTTGCAACACTTAAAGGCGAAAAAATAGTTCCTAACAAAGAAACAGTAGACACAGATGAATTTATTAACGATGATCACGATTTCGGAGGCGTCATGAATACCGAGGATATCGAATTTGGTTATTGTACAGAAATCATGGTTAGATTTGGTAAAGACAAGAAACCATTTGATGAAGAACAATTCAGAGCAGATATGAGTGAATTCGGGGATTCATTACTTGTGATATCTGACGAGGAAATCGTTAAAGTTCATGTCCATTCTGAAACGCCTGGTGAAGTATTAACTTATGGTAGTCAATATGGAGAACTCATTAAAATAAAAATCGAAAATATGCGCGAACAACATAGAGAAGTACTTAGAAAAAGTGCAGATAAAAAAATTAAACATGAACAAGAGCAGCAACAAGAGAAAATAGAAACTGCTGTTATTACAATTTCTATGGGAGATGGCATAACAGATCTATTTAAATCACTTGGTGCAACACATGTAATAAGTGGTGGACAAACGATGAATCCATCTACAGAAGATATTGTTAAAGTAGTTAAACAATCTGGTTGTGAAAAAGCAATTATTTTACCTAACAACAAAAATATTATAATGGCCGCTGAACAAGTGGAACAATTAGTTGATATTCCAGTTGCAGTTGTTGCTTCAAAGACTGTATCTCAAGGATTATCAGCAATGTTAAACTTAAATTTAGAACAATCAATAGAAGAAAACAAAGCTCAAATGGAAGATGCGATGCAATTTGTTAAATCTGGGTCTGTTACGTACGCTGTAAGAGATACAAATATTGATGGCATTACAATTAAAAAAGGCGAATTCATGGGCATTAATGAAAGCAATATTAAAGTTTGTGATGCTGACCATGTTAACGTAAGTAAAAAATTGCTAGATGATATGCTAGATGAAGATAGTGAAATATTGACGATTATTAAAGGTGAAGACGCAACTGATGAAGAAGTCTCGCAATTATCATCATATATTGAAGAAAAATATGAAGATGTTGAAGTAGAAGTTCATCAAGGTGGTCAACCGATATATTCATTCCTATTCTCAGTAGAATAA
- a CDS encoding Asp23/Gls24 family envelope stress response protein yields the protein MTLEITNEYGSIDISNDVIATLAGGSAVECYGIVGMASKHQVRDGIAEILGRDNYSKGVIVSQNEGVLDVDMYIIVSYGTKISEIANNVQSAVKYTLEQSLNLKVNAVNIYIQGVRVINEDDDEET from the coding sequence ATGACTTTAGAAATTACAAATGAGTACGGCAGTATTGATATTTCAAATGATGTCATTGCAACACTTGCAGGCGGATCTGCCGTAGAATGTTATGGTATCGTAGGTATGGCAAGTAAACATCAAGTGAGAGATGGTATCGCTGAAATATTAGGTCGCGACAATTATTCCAAAGGTGTAATCGTTTCTCAAAATGAAGGCGTACTTGATGTAGATATGTATATAATTGTGAGTTATGGTACGAAAATTTCAGAAATAGCAAACAATGTCCAATCTGCTGTTAAATATACTTTAGAACAATCATTAAACTTAAAAGTCAACGCAGTAAATATATATATACAAGGTGTTCGTGTGATTAATGAAGATGATGATGAGGAAACATAG
- the rpmB gene encoding 50S ribosomal protein L28 yields the protein MAKECFVTGRKARTGNNRSHALNANKRRWNANLQKVRILVDGKPKRVWVSARALKSGKVTRV from the coding sequence ATGGCTAAAGAATGTTTCGTAACAGGTCGTAAAGCTAGAACGGGTAACAATCGTTCTCACGCATTAAATGCTAACAAACGTCGTTGGAACGCTAACTTACAAAAAGTTAGAATTTTAGTTGACGGTAAACCTAAACGTGTATGGGTTTCTGCTCGTGCGCTTAAATCAGGTAAAGTTACACGCGTTTAA
- a CDS encoding thiamine diphosphokinase, which translates to MKVNLLCSLRNTNEDIFEDKHVDWIGVDRGTLDLINHQIEPVAAVGDFDSVNEEELKQIKERINVNPVQKEKDDTDLALATNLAVELGYKDISIYGATGGRLDHFMGAVQILAKPEFLEHDLNISLIDKQNHIQVLKPGKHNIVQIKDMHYVSFIPLTTNIRVKLENFKYELPFTTLKQGSTLTISNEFKDGYSEPLVTVELGNLLMIQSKDI; encoded by the coding sequence TTGAAAGTAAATTTGTTATGTAGTTTACGAAACACAAATGAAGACATATTTGAAGATAAGCATGTTGATTGGATTGGTGTCGATAGAGGTACTTTAGATTTGATTAACCATCAAATTGAACCTGTAGCTGCAGTTGGAGATTTTGATTCAGTTAATGAAGAAGAATTGAAACAAATTAAAGAAAGAATAAATGTTAATCCTGTACAAAAAGAAAAAGATGATACAGATTTAGCTTTAGCAACAAATCTAGCAGTAGAATTAGGTTATAAAGACATTTCGATATATGGTGCAACTGGTGGGAGATTAGATCATTTTATGGGGGCAGTGCAAATCTTAGCGAAGCCGGAGTTTTTGGAACATGATTTAAATATTTCATTAATAGATAAACAAAACCATATACAAGTCTTAAAACCAGGAAAGCATAACATTGTTCAAATTAAAGATATGCATTATGTATCATTCATTCCATTAACGACAAATATACGTGTTAAACTTGAGAATTTTAAATATGAATTACCATTTACAACGCTTAAGCAAGGATCAACTTTAACAATTAGCAATGAGTTTAAAGATGGTTACTCAGAGCCACTTGTAACAGTTGAACTAGGTAATTTATTGATGATTCAAAGTAAAGACATATAA